Proteins encoded together in one Lysinibacillus sp. FSL K6-0232 window:
- a CDS encoding phage holin family protein: protein MKINWKVRMYNPQFWITVGLSIMTPLFAYYGITGADLTTWESVKTLLINAASNPYVLALIAVSIYNAILDPTTAHIRDSSQALTYKKPK, encoded by the coding sequence ATGAAAATTAACTGGAAAGTTCGTATGTATAATCCTCAATTTTGGATTACAGTCGGTTTATCCATTATGACTCCCCTATTTGCCTACTATGGTATTACAGGTGCGGATTTAACGACTTGGGAAAGTGTAAAAACATTACTTATAAATGCCGCCTCTAATCCATATGTCTTAGCTTTAATTGCTGTTAGTATCTACAACGCCATTCTAGACCCTACAACTGCTCATATAAGAGATTCATCACAAGCGTTAACCTATAAAAAACCGAAATGA
- a CDS encoding enoyl-ACP reductase FabI, giving the protein MMDNLLQLKDKNIVVMGVANDRSIAWGIAKRLFDVGANVIFTYRQERSLKKLQKQLDAIGQADSLVVQCDVNSDDSTKAAFDEIGAKVGVIHGIVHSVAFAHAEDLHNRFLETTREGYAFAQDTSAYSLISTAKAAHPYMTEGGSIVTMSYLGAERVLDGYNVMGVAKAALEASMRYLAADIGQDNIRVNAISAGAIRTLAAKGVPSFNTILHKIEETAPLKRNVQQDEVADMTIVMLSHLSRGVTGETIYIDAGYNIMG; this is encoded by the coding sequence ATGATGGATAATTTATTACAATTAAAAGATAAGAATATCGTAGTAATGGGTGTCGCAAATGACCGTAGTATTGCTTGGGGCATTGCAAAACGCCTATTTGATGTTGGGGCAAATGTAATTTTCACCTATCGTCAAGAACGTTCATTAAAAAAATTACAAAAGCAATTAGATGCAATTGGACAAGCTGATTCTCTTGTTGTGCAATGTGATGTAAACAGCGATGATAGCACAAAGGCTGCTTTTGATGAAATCGGAGCAAAGGTTGGGGTTATTCATGGTATCGTGCACTCTGTCGCTTTTGCACATGCCGAAGATTTACACAATCGCTTCCTTGAAACAACACGTGAAGGTTATGCCTTTGCACAAGATACAAGTGCCTATTCATTAATTTCAACAGCAAAGGCTGCACATCCTTATATGACAGAGGGTGGCTCTATTGTTACAATGAGCTACCTAGGGGCAGAGCGCGTGCTTGATGGCTACAATGTCATGGGTGTGGCAAAGGCTGCATTAGAAGCTTCAATGCGCTATCTTGCTGCTGATATTGGTCAGGATAATATTCGCGTCAATGCTATCTCAGCTGGTGCTATTCGTACACTTGCTGCAAAAGGTGTCCCTTCCTTTAACACAATTTTACACAAAATTGAGGAAACAGCTCCATTAAAGCGTAATGTTCAGCAAGACGAAGTTGCAGATATGACGATTGTTATGCTTTCTCACCTCTCTCGTGGCGTGACAGGCGAAACGATTTATATCGATGCTGGCTATAATATTATGGGGTAA
- a CDS encoding GNAT family N-acetyltransferase codes for MIITIDNELTLRTIALEDAEAVFALTDASREYLREWLPWLDFTKEVADTTAYIESCIKGHATNSSLSLVILFKEKIVGITGFNNINPNNKIGTIGYWLGEGAQGHGIMTKAVKALLQYAYDVLQLHKVEIRAAEGNMKSRAIPERLGFVKEGTIRAAEWLYDHYVDHVVYGLLVSEWQQQK; via the coding sequence ATGATAATAACGATTGATAATGAATTAACGTTACGTACTATCGCTTTAGAGGATGCAGAGGCTGTTTTTGCCTTAACAGATGCCTCTAGGGAGTATTTAAGAGAATGGCTACCGTGGCTTGATTTCACAAAAGAAGTAGCAGATACAACAGCCTATATTGAGAGCTGCATCAAAGGACATGCCACAAATAGCAGCCTTTCCCTTGTTATTCTTTTTAAAGAGAAAATTGTTGGTATCACTGGCTTTAACAACATTAATCCTAACAATAAAATTGGCACAATCGGCTATTGGCTTGGCGAAGGTGCACAAGGGCATGGCATTATGACCAAAGCAGTAAAAGCTTTACTACAATATGCCTATGATGTCTTACAGCTCCATAAAGTAGAAATTCGTGCCGCAGAAGGCAATATGAAAAGCCGTGCCATCCCTGAACGTCTTGGCTTTGTCAAAGAGGGAACGATTCGCGCAGCAGAATGGCTCTACGATCATTATGTGGACCATGTTGTATATGGCTTACTTGTAAGCGAATGGCAGCAACAAAAATAA
- a CDS encoding MFS transporter — protein MAFIQKGTKAFHKANWALFLAGFITFANLYITQPLLPTFAEEFQVSPAIASLSLSVTTFALAVSLIIVSSLSEAWGRKSLMTISIFAASILTLALAFAPNFETILLLRVLQGVVFAGLPAIAMAYLGEEIDPASLGVAMGLYISGNSVGGLSGRVIIGTLTDFYNWHIGMLVLGIISLVISVLFAWMLPNSQHFSARPLQLKALAVTLWQHLKDRSMLCLYSIGFVLMGSFVTLYNYIGFKLMASPYNLSAALVGWIFVIYLVGTFSSAWFGSLADRHGRQRMLLLAIAIMFTGAAVTLHGLLSVKIIGITVFTFGFFAAHSIASGWVSRRALHDKAQASSLYLFFYYAGSSVGGTVGGIFWMKYGWEGVLAMIAVFLLIACVLSLLLKRVIAAAS, from the coding sequence ATGGCATTTATACAAAAAGGAACGAAAGCATTTCATAAAGCGAATTGGGCCTTATTTTTAGCAGGTTTTATTACATTTGCTAATTTATATATTACCCAGCCATTGCTCCCTACATTTGCAGAAGAATTTCAAGTATCACCAGCGATTGCTAGTTTATCGCTGTCGGTGACGACCTTTGCCTTGGCAGTTAGTTTAATTATTGTTAGTTCATTGTCTGAGGCATGGGGGCGAAAATCATTAATGACTATCTCCATTTTTGCTGCCTCGATTTTGACGCTTGCACTTGCCTTTGCGCCTAATTTCGAAACAATTTTACTACTGCGTGTATTACAGGGCGTTGTTTTTGCGGGATTGCCAGCGATTGCGATGGCATATTTAGGCGAGGAAATAGACCCAGCAAGCTTAGGGGTTGCAATGGGCTTATATATTAGTGGCAACTCTGTTGGTGGGCTTAGTGGACGAGTTATTATTGGCACATTAACCGATTTTTATAATTGGCATATAGGGATGCTGGTGTTAGGGATTATTAGTCTTGTTATTAGTGTGTTATTTGCTTGGATGCTGCCGAATTCTCAGCATTTTAGCGCTCGGCCATTGCAATTGAAAGCATTAGCAGTAACGCTTTGGCAACATTTAAAAGATCGTTCTATGTTATGTCTTTATAGTATTGGTTTTGTGTTGATGGGCAGTTTTGTTACACTATATAACTATATTGGCTTTAAATTAATGGCTTCTCCCTATAATTTAAGTGCTGCGCTTGTTGGTTGGATATTTGTTATTTACTTAGTAGGTACATTTAGTTCTGCTTGGTTTGGTAGTTTAGCGGATCGCCATGGTCGTCAGCGCATGCTGCTACTAGCGATTGCCATTATGTTTACAGGAGCGGCTGTGACGCTTCATGGGCTACTGAGTGTAAAGATTATTGGTATTACTGTTTTTACGTTTGGCTTTTTTGCAGCGCATTCCATTGCAAGTGGCTGGGTAAGTAGACGAGCATTACATGATAAAGCACAAGCCTCCTCTCTCTATTTATTTTTCTATTATGCGGGTTCAAGTGTTGGTGGAACAGTAGGGGGCATATTTTGGATGAAGTATGGCTGGGAGGGCGTGCTAGCAATGATTGCGGTATTTTTACTCATAGCTTGTGTGCTGTCATTGTTATTAAAGCGTGTTATTGCTGCCGCTTCATAG
- a CDS encoding M23 family metallopeptidase: protein MANFICPVKNARLTSKFGWRNLGFGKEWHQGVDLASTGKVPIYASAAGVISRAQALSSYGNVVMIRHTINGKVYETNYAHLDSYCVRIGQRVRQGQQIGVMGNIGRAFGIHLHFEIHRGLWATGQPNAIDPMNYISLLNQTASKGELTMSQYTELLNKIKQLEEALKTKQTIISSQNASKIHSDAWKWLKGQGITDGSNPQNFLTREQFATMLRRYQDSFNKK from the coding sequence ATGGCAAACTTTATCTGTCCAGTAAAAAATGCAAGATTAACAAGTAAGTTTGGATGGCGGAATCTTGGGTTTGGGAAGGAGTGGCATCAAGGTGTTGATCTTGCCTCAACAGGGAAGGTTCCGATTTATGCTAGTGCGGCTGGTGTTATTAGCCGAGCGCAGGCGTTAAGCAGCTATGGGAATGTTGTAATGATTAGACATACAATCAATGGCAAAGTATATGAAACGAATTATGCACATTTAGATTCCTATTGTGTGCGGATTGGACAAAGGGTTAGGCAAGGGCAGCAAATTGGTGTTATGGGCAATATTGGTCGTGCATTTGGCATCCATTTGCATTTTGAAATTCATCGAGGGCTATGGGCTACTGGGCAACCGAATGCGATTGACCCAATGAACTATATTTCATTACTAAATCAAACAGCTAGCAAAGGAGAGTTAACAATGTCACAATACACAGAATTACTAAATAAAATCAAACAATTAGAGGAAGCGTTAAAAACAAAGCAAACGATTATTTCTTCACAAAATGCCTCTAAAATCCATAGTGATGCATGGAAATGGTTAAAAGGTCAAGGTATTACTGACGGCTCAAATCCTCAAAATTTTTTAACGCGTGAGCAATTTGCCACAATGCTGAGAAGATACCAGGACTCCTTCAATAAAAAATAA
- a CDS encoding 3D domain-containing protein: protein MFSLLSLMEYNGYNYNYVDKQVIFQHTPQNKYENAVIAIYSKAQQLKVVKQDSQKVDGANLEKSKTKWLTFHATYYGHDCNGCSGITATGINVQNSIYFKDLRIVAVDPTIIPLGSIVEIQTPNERFKAIAADKGGAIKGRRLDILVESEYIAAQYGRHDMQLFIIQ from the coding sequence ATGTTTAGTTTATTGAGCCTTATGGAATATAATGGCTATAATTATAATTATGTTGATAAGCAAGTGATTTTTCAACATACGCCCCAAAATAAATATGAGAATGCTGTTATAGCAATTTATAGCAAAGCACAACAGCTAAAGGTCGTTAAACAGGATAGCCAAAAAGTAGACGGTGCAAACCTAGAAAAAAGCAAGACGAAGTGGCTAACCTTTCATGCCACGTACTATGGACATGATTGTAATGGCTGTAGTGGTATCACAGCGACTGGCATAAATGTTCAAAACAGTATTTATTTTAAAGATTTAAGAATTGTAGCAGTTGACCCAACCATTATTCCATTAGGGTCCATTGTTGAAATTCAAACTCCTAATGAAAGATTTAAGGCAATTGCTGCGGATAAAGGTGGCGCGATTAAAGGGCGTAGATTAGACATACTTGTTGAATCTGAATATATTGCCGCACAGTATGGAAGGCATGATATGCAATTATTCATCATACAGTAG
- a CDS encoding ferredoxin: MAKYTIVDKDTCIACGACGAAAPDIYDYDDEGIAFVILDDNMGTAEVPEDLLEDMQDAFEGCPTDSIKVADESFDGDALKYE, encoded by the coding sequence ATGGCTAAATACACAATAGTTGATAAAGATACATGCATCGCTTGTGGCGCATGTGGAGCCGCAGCACCTGATATTTATGATTATGATGATGAAGGTATTGCCTTCGTTATTTTAGATGATAACATGGGAACTGCTGAAGTTCCAGAAGATCTATTAGAAGATATGCAAGATGCATTTGAAGGTTGTCCAACTGACTCTATCAAAGTAGCAGATGAATCTTTTGATGGGGATGCACTCAAATACGAATAA
- a CDS encoding flotillin family protein codes for MSIEILIAIGIVVFILIALIGLYVTKYRTAGPDEALIVTGSYLGSKNVHTDESGNRIKIIRGGGTFVFPIFQQAQPLSLLSSKLDVTTPEVYTEQGVPVMADGTAIIKIGGSISEIATAAEQFLGKQKDDRENEAREVLEGHLRSILGSMTVEEIYKNRDKFSQEVQRVASQDLAKMGLTIVSFTIKDVRDKNGYLESLGKPRIAQVKRDADIATADAEKETRIKRAEASKEAQKAELERATEIAEAEKENQLKVAEFRREQDIAKARADQAYELETARAKQEVTEQEMQIRIIERQKQIELEEKEILRREKQYDSEVKKKADADRYAVEQNASAEKMRELAQADAEKYRIESLAKAEAEKIRLDGLAKADAERAKGETEAEIIRLRGLAEAEAKRKIAEAFEQYGQAAVLDMIVRMMPQYAKELASPLSNIDKITVVDTGGGEGGSGANKVTAYATNLMSTLQESLKETSGIDVKELIESYAGKHTLRPELEQIAASLEKDTDNVKSSNPQESAPNNDVKSLNS; via the coding sequence ATGTCAATAGAGATTTTAATTGCAATCGGCATTGTAGTATTTATCTTAATCGCACTTATTGGCTTATATGTAACCAAATATCGTACGGCAGGTCCCGATGAGGCACTGATTGTCACAGGTAGCTATCTTGGCTCCAAAAATGTACATACGGATGAGTCAGGAAATCGTATAAAAATTATTCGAGGTGGCGGTACATTTGTATTTCCAATTTTCCAGCAAGCACAACCATTAAGCTTATTATCCAGTAAGCTGGATGTAACAACGCCCGAGGTTTATACAGAGCAAGGTGTACCAGTAATGGCTGATGGTACAGCAATTATAAAAATTGGTGGCTCTATTTCTGAAATTGCTACAGCGGCAGAGCAATTTTTAGGCAAGCAGAAGGATGATCGTGAAAATGAGGCGCGTGAAGTATTAGAGGGTCATTTACGTTCCATTTTAGGCTCGATGACAGTAGAGGAAATTTATAAAAACCGTGATAAGTTCTCTCAGGAAGTGCAGCGAGTGGCTTCTCAAGACTTAGCAAAAATGGGTTTAACAATCGTGTCCTTTACGATTAAAGATGTACGTGATAAAAACGGCTACTTAGAGTCACTTGGTAAGCCTCGTATTGCCCAGGTGAAACGTGATGCTGATATTGCAACAGCTGATGCGGAGAAAGAAACACGTATTAAGCGTGCGGAAGCCTCGAAGGAAGCGCAAAAGGCTGAGCTTGAGCGTGCAACAGAGATTGCGGAAGCGGAAAAAGAAAACCAATTAAAGGTGGCTGAATTCCGCCGTGAGCAAGATATTGCGAAGGCTCGTGCTGACCAAGCGTATGAACTTGAAACAGCGCGTGCCAAGCAGGAAGTAACAGAGCAAGAAATGCAAATTCGCATTATTGAGCGTCAAAAGCAAATTGAATTAGAGGAAAAAGAGATTTTACGTCGTGAGAAGCAATATGACTCTGAGGTGAAAAAGAAAGCAGATGCTGATCGTTATGCGGTTGAGCAAAATGCTTCAGCCGAGAAAATGCGTGAGCTGGCACAGGCAGATGCAGAAAAATATCGCATCGAATCCTTGGCAAAGGCAGAAGCGGAAAAAATTCGCTTAGATGGTCTTGCGAAAGCGGATGCTGAGCGTGCAAAAGGGGAAACAGAGGCAGAAATTATTCGCTTACGTGGTCTTGCAGAAGCCGAGGCAAAACGTAAAATTGCAGAAGCCTTTGAACAATATGGTCAGGCGGCTGTGCTTGATATGATTGTTCGCATGATGCCACAATATGCGAAAGAGCTGGCAAGTCCACTTAGCAATATTGATAAGATTACAGTTGTAGATACTGGTGGCGGTGAAGGCGGCAGTGGCGCTAATAAGGTGACAGCCTATGCAACGAACCTAATGTCTACATTACAGGAATCATTGAAGGAAACTTCAGGGATTGATGTCAAGGAACTAATTGAAAGCTACGCTGGTAAACACACACTACGTCCTGAGCTTGAGCAAATTGCAGCAAGTCTGGAGAAGGATACGGATAATGTGAAATCATCCAATCCGCAGGAGAGTGCGCCCAATAATGATGTGAAATCGCTCAATTCATAG
- a CDS encoding sulfite exporter TauE/SafE family protein, with translation MPELLFYFFIILTAAILQTSTGFGFSIMATPFLLLLFSPQEAMQINILLSLVISFSLIWKVRKDIDVVLLRKVIIGSVIGAPFGSILFAIVDVTTFKLIIAVLLIGLTMLLIKNLSIQQTSGRDYGVGFISGIFTTSIGMAGPPLLLYFASTHKNKETIRATSLAYYIFIYLISLLSQLTIEGTSKMVWLYSMYALPIVFIGLILGQLLFKRLNQKLFLKLVYLLLFAAGMMLLIQSIWTTLKT, from the coding sequence TTGCCAGAATTACTTTTTTACTTTTTTATTATTCTAACAGCGGCTATTTTACAAACAAGTACAGGGTTTGGTTTTTCGATTATGGCCACTCCGTTTTTATTATTGCTGTTTTCACCACAAGAGGCGATGCAAATCAATATATTGCTATCGCTTGTTATTTCATTTTCATTGATTTGGAAGGTTCGCAAGGATATTGACGTTGTGTTGCTAAGAAAGGTGATAATAGGCAGTGTTATAGGGGCTCCTTTTGGTAGTATATTGTTTGCCATAGTTGATGTAACAACATTCAAACTGATTATAGCAGTCCTGCTAATAGGGCTAACAATGCTCTTAATTAAAAACCTTTCGATTCAGCAAACAAGCGGTAGGGATTATGGTGTTGGCTTTATATCAGGAATATTCACAACAAGCATCGGCATGGCTGGACCGCCTCTCTTACTATATTTTGCGAGCACTCATAAAAACAAAGAAACAATTAGAGCAACTTCACTAGCCTACTATATTTTTATTTATTTGATTAGCTTACTATCGCAATTAACAATTGAAGGTACAAGTAAAATGGTGTGGCTTTATAGTATGTATGCCTTGCCCATCGTTTTTATCGGTCTTATTCTAGGGCAATTATTATTTAAAAGGCTCAATCAAAAGCTATTTTTAAAATTGGTGTATCTATTATTATTTGCTGCAGGCATGATGCTATTGATACAAAGTATATGGACAACGCTGAAAACCTAA
- a CDS encoding methyl-accepting chemotaxis protein gives MKIIEALALAAPYIHLALKEEAIVGVVDKESETVVKYLAGKRVDSGYRDGQKVNPNDQNVYIAFSGKNADVIIPKDVYGVAINAFSFPIRENGKVVGALAFGLPIDNELKLEDYMNTMDRIVNNLQNKVHTIASHSEELAATSEEINKQAQHALEDSEKTNAVTDLIKSISRQTNLLGLNASIEAARAGQHGAGFNIVAQEVRKLSFETSSATENIESSLQNINRNLENLKQNMGQINDATNEQAQLVQDFSEIIEELTVLSQEMKGFMHNALK, from the coding sequence ATGAAAATTATTGAAGCATTAGCCCTTGCAGCACCTTATATACATCTTGCATTAAAAGAAGAAGCAATCGTAGGTGTCGTTGACAAGGAAAGTGAAACCGTTGTTAAATATTTAGCAGGTAAACGAGTGGATTCAGGTTATCGAGATGGGCAAAAGGTTAATCCTAATGATCAAAATGTTTATATTGCCTTTAGTGGCAAAAATGCAGATGTTATTATTCCAAAGGATGTATATGGTGTAGCCATCAATGCTTTTTCATTCCCAATTCGTGAAAATGGCAAAGTTGTAGGTGCCTTAGCCTTTGGTCTACCAATCGATAATGAGCTGAAGCTTGAGGATTATATGAATACAATGGATCGTATTGTAAATAATTTACAAAATAAAGTACATACCATTGCCTCACATTCAGAGGAACTAGCTGCCACAAGCGAGGAAATTAATAAGCAGGCACAGCATGCTTTAGAGGATTCTGAAAAAACAAATGCAGTAACAGATTTAATTAAAAGCATTTCTCGCCAAACCAATTTACTTGGCTTAAATGCATCTATTGAGGCGGCTCGTGCTGGGCAGCATGGTGCTGGCTTTAATATCGTGGCACAGGAGGTACGCAAATTATCCTTTGAAACGTCCAGTGCAACCGAAAATATAGAATCATCACTACAAAATATTAATAGAAACCTTGAAAATCTTAAGCAAAATATGGGGCAAATCAATGATGCAACAAATGAGCAGGCACAGCTTGTCCAAGATTTTAGCGAAATTATTGAGGAACTAACTGTGCTTAGCCAAGAAATGAAGGGCTTTATGCACAATGCCTTAAAATAA
- a CDS encoding DNRLRE domain-containing protein, protein MEDKNFEVNMENSSQKNDFDILAKVVPSIDAKPITSIEIQPFFHDENKILDEIYLEITVSEKDYLETNTKLFDVYQDILTELEINPNNSFKAKYTLIAVGKLEQETEIVARPSSENHTQAELISRALGINDKDTCLDIVYRGNSDVYTEIQPIGYNFVETAIEVPPHNRMWAIYEVQQPPIVTDIFNPTQDAFTRESLAYQSINYGNTSSMVVGRSTNDIWRSFVQFDLSAINPSYVLQASYLRLYYKDLVPTSLRLEILNADNAWQETNITNLNRPHPIDLISSDFTVNTAKGYIEFDVLKIVKLWVALEKMNNGFIIRLSNETEFAQTTFYTRETILPPELVVEYFDSRIFSQGRSQQLTEIFIYNANNVDIQTEITVDSVYDFTTLATEIYIKHVNNIAAEITPRPKDELIMITEISANKPYIPVEIIPIISDASNIQAEITITVPQVDMEITIPSHDESSILIEIEALDIWTSFLPVEIWASKDAIPAEIISKVQKDKNLQTIIAISKPAVEAEIEVKYRNDIWVEIEPNIKSDIPSEITVTKSSVAATITVQRYSDQDKETEIFIKYVDDINTDIDVKLISQVNTIIAIKAVAQVATEIAVTRRKLYTEITIPTWADADVVAVIEPRILMVNNIHTIIVVNGEISGYAFIM, encoded by the coding sequence ATGGAGGACAAAAATTTTGAAGTAAATATGGAAAACTCCTCTCAAAAAAATGATTTTGACATACTAGCTAAGGTTGTACCTTCTATTGATGCTAAGCCCATCACATCTATAGAGATACAGCCTTTTTTTCATGATGAAAATAAAATATTGGATGAGATTTATTTGGAAATTACTGTATCTGAAAAAGATTACCTTGAAACCAATACTAAATTATTTGATGTGTATCAAGATATTTTAACGGAGCTTGAAATAAACCCTAATAATAGCTTTAAAGCAAAGTATACGCTTATTGCTGTTGGAAAATTAGAGCAGGAAACGGAAATTGTTGCTAGACCGTCAAGTGAAAACCATACACAAGCTGAACTGATTTCTCGTGCTTTAGGGATTAATGATAAAGATACTTGCCTAGATATTGTGTATCGAGGAAATTCAGATGTTTATACTGAAATTCAGCCTATTGGCTATAATTTTGTAGAAACGGCGATTGAAGTACCTCCACACAATAGAATGTGGGCTATCTATGAAGTGCAGCAACCACCAATTGTAACAGATATATTTAATCCTACTCAGGATGCTTTTACAAGAGAAAGCTTAGCCTATCAATCAATTAATTATGGTAATACTTCATCTATGGTTGTTGGGAGAAGCACTAACGATATTTGGCGTTCATTTGTACAGTTTGACTTATCTGCCATTAACCCTTCCTATGTATTACAAGCCTCTTATTTGCGCTTATATTACAAGGATTTAGTACCTACTAGCTTAAGGTTAGAAATTTTAAATGCAGATAACGCATGGCAAGAAACAAATATCACTAACCTAAATCGACCTCACCCTATTGATTTAATCTCTAGTGATTTTACAGTCAATACAGCAAAAGGCTATATTGAGTTTGATGTACTTAAGATTGTAAAATTATGGGTTGCACTAGAAAAGATGAATAATGGGTTTATTATTCGCTTATCCAATGAAACTGAATTTGCTCAAACAACCTTTTACACTCGAGAAACGATTCTACCACCTGAATTAGTAGTTGAATATTTTGATTCAAGGATATTCTCTCAAGGAAGAAGCCAGCAGCTAACCGAAATCTTTATTTATAACGCCAATAATGTAGATATACAAACGGAAATTACGGTTGATTCTGTTTACGATTTTACAACACTCGCTACTGAAATCTATATAAAACATGTCAATAATATAGCTGCTGAAATCACACCAAGACCAAAAGATGAGTTAATAATGATAACTGAGATTTCTGCTAACAAACCTTATATTCCTGTGGAAATTATACCCATTATTAGTGATGCTTCTAACATTCAAGCAGAAATTACAATAACAGTACCTCAGGTTGACATGGAAATTACTATTCCAAGCCATGATGAAAGTAGCATTTTGATTGAAATTGAAGCACTTGATATTTGGACTTCATTTCTTCCTGTAGAAATTTGGGCTAGTAAAGATGCGATTCCTGCTGAGATTATTTCAAAGGTACAGAAAGATAAAAATCTACAGACCATTATTGCTATTTCAAAACCTGCTGTTGAGGCAGAAATTGAAGTTAAATATAGAAATGATATTTGGGTAGAGATTGAGCCAAATATAAAATCAGATATACCGAGTGAAATTACTGTCACAAAGTCCTCTGTAGCAGCTACTATTACTGTCCAAAGATACAGTGACCAAGATAAAGAAACGGAAATCTTTATTAAATATGTTGATGATATAAACACTGATATTGATGTCAAGCTTATTAGTCAAGTTAACACTATTATTGCTATTAAAGCTGTAGCTCAAGTAGCTACCGAAATTGCTGTAACTAGGCGTAAACTGTACACAGAAATTACTATTCCAACCTGGGCTGACGCTGATGTCGTAGCTGTAATTGAACCACGTATTTTGATGGTAAATAATATCCATACAATCATTGTAGTAAATGGCGAAATATCTGGCTATGCATTTATTATGTAA